Genomic segment of Apium graveolens cultivar Ventura chromosome 7, ASM990537v1, whole genome shotgun sequence:
tctcgtgtttatgaaacacagaataaaatacgaattttctttatttctgatatggggcgattttgtcaacaacgggttcatagaacttgtaaggctgtgggttttaagcgagaccgatgtgactcctccactacctggaaatcaaaccattaacgagtattgatttgaagtattttattcaaggaaaaattgggaatctctttatgatgggatcatgatcgttctaaattaaaaatcactaagtaaaaatattaagttttaatcagatgctttccaatgaatgaacactcattaaatcctagatcgataaggggaagggctgtcagtggcaggggactcctatctatcatggtgaaatgcgacgaatataaacggttatattcggacgttgtatcattgggtctaacttaactgagtcatcataataaggtgaatatataaacagttatattcaactattatgaagttagaagcatagagtttggttaaaaatctattagatagataagatcaattgttgttcaccaaattatccaagaattatatatgatataattgacaactgttgtctacctaaataatcatgttttaaggattccagtggttgacttagaacaggacgaaatatggatcttggctcactagaaagatttatgggatatactttccgaattaatagttagggctattaatttgataaaaaaaatagtgggagatatattatgaatatatcataatcatatgaacataaaattttaactcagagaatctaatgtttattttgcacttttattattgtagatactgagtaatggcaaacaacacaaacacactatccgtacattcagtccttgagaaggacaagctgacaggaggaaacaacttcctagactggcagaggaatttgaggattgtcctcaggcaggagcgcaagcttcatgtcattgatattcctcctccaggcccccttcctgagggtgctactgctgatgaacgagcagcacgcacaagggatgagaatgatgcaaatgatgttgcatgacttatgttggcaactatgagtgctgagcttcaaagacaacatgtgcatatggatgcatatactatcaatgagcacttgcaaagcatgtttgcaagccaaactcgtcaagaaaggttcaacacgagtaagtcactttttaattgcaaataaggggcgagtgaaccagttggcccacctgttctgaagatgattggttacattgagtaccttgaaactttgggtttcccgattggtccggaaactggtattgacctaatcataAATTcattgaacaacaaattcactcagtttgttgtgaactacaatatgaatgaatttgacaaaacacctactgaattgttgcatatgttgagaacatatgagaccaacatgaagaaagctgaacctgctcccatactgatggtgggaaataaaggtaaggccaaagggaagggaaaatggaagggtaagaagaagattggatctgattctacacccaagccaaagtcaggtcccaaacaggctttaaagcctaaaggtggtgtggccaagggtgaatgtcactactgtaagaaagatggtcactggaagagaaactgtccaatttacttggaggatctgaagaaaaagaaagcagttcagatttctggatcaggtatttatgttatagaagtcaatttgtctatttctacatcttgggtatttgatactggatgtgcttctcacatttgtataaatgtgcagggcctgcagagaagtagaactttggctaagagagaagtggacctaagagtaggcaatggagcaaaagttgctgctttagctatagggacttattatttatctatgccctctgggcttgttttagaactagaagactgtttttacgtgccttcgattcgcagaaacattatgtaacacccccagatccggggtcggggatccgggttgtcacgagttccatttcccttagtaacacccaaccttaatcattaatcaactactctgtactgtgacaccacaataaacacacacaccacacattatagtctcagagatgaacatccaaaaataatcacaagtcattttattccacaattatctgccaatacaccttagaaggttttctgaataaatttatattttctttgccattattacaattcgtaaatatacataatctggtacatcaaaagttgaagcccagtctattggtatttccctacctcagctacagtgacttcaacacctataggaaactgcggaatgcttcctatccgctcgcgaattgggagcttggtcctgttcatcttgtctatctgatgttgtgtgatgaaagaagaaagcaagggtgagcagcaagcccaccaaaataatatgtataatgattaacaatatatgagccttctcatagtactcatgaaagtcttgatcaaaagaaatgaaccaagtttgatattttaatgcgatgaagtcgcaaaatagtcagtatatatatatacatatatacttttcaaaatcttggaagtcctcttccatgcataatatacacaaagttccagtttataactgtataaaaagtatcgttgcaaggtgatctaatatatctaaccttgtctcaacgtttttctgaaaatctttgtcattcataagacaattattaactagatataagtttaaaagatgaagttacaagatactccaatatacttatatcttttccaaatactacttgaactaccaccgttcaagttataattaatttcaagatgagaccacaagataagacttgaatagattcaatctttgaaatattattaaaggaaatgaagttaggatatacttcattaagttctgatatatatatatatatccacatatacatcttctttatacatttcctgaaaacctctgtcatgtaaagtatgaacagagttgcaatatccaataaatttggaaaggaaaagaattttggcataaaccaggtatctcgctgatcaggcaaagataccaataagtaaccttttctactagtagatggatgaattccccactggtcatcaccctggtctcaataggaccttatgctggactgccactcagccacttatgcatttgatggactcccactgagccacttacactatcatggacgcccactgagcccatgttgcttatgccgactcaatagatggacttacttcccgaacgttgggtaagtaatcaattcatttaccaaaactgcaaccttgttgcgaatataaaatacaccacagagccggatccctcaggttttgagcgagtatttaaatccccttaaaaaggaagatcttaaatataaaaataagttttgggatccgctctaacttttaaaaatcattttgaagactcgaaaacactttaaagagtgtttggagtaaagctgatttaatgaagtaaatcagtctccagtatatttagaaaatgtctgaatattattatttaaataatattcccataaagaatgaatattataaataatattcataaaataaaggagtcatacatcctcaaatgaatatccaagtaatatccaataataatataaaagagtcataagccctcgaataatattcgaaataatattcaataaataatataaagagtcataagccctcgaatgaatattcaaataatattcatttaataaaataaagaagtcataagccctcaaatgaatattcaaaataatattcatttaatataaaggagtcataagccttcgaatgaatattcaaaataatattcaataataaaataaagttaaagttatcgaataaaccttattcgattaatagttttgaaaactatgaccatatatatatatataagtatatatatatatatatttatatccatatatacaaaatctactcgggatcctcgactcccggttttagaaaatattttcacctttgggtccctatactaagggtatatgcaaattaccgctatcctctagcataggtattatcaactgaatcaacaaatatatatggaaagaatacgaaacaggcatgcatatatatataccatagcagcatgcttcaatatattgcaacatttgctaattaaccaacatgcatctatcgcaagataatgcatatacatatatacatcacaacaacagttataacgggtagaaaacttgcctgagcgactgggggttatgaatggctcgggacgagtctggtaacctataaacaacaagtaagttggaattaaaccaaagtcacttgtaaatctatactttaactaacttagactctaacgcttgttttgcgcttactaattctcttaagtcactcgagtaccctcggctccactatttttaataatttaaccattacgagttttaaggcgattccttcgcgagtgtcttaccaactgcctattacaccttacataaatgtttcatacttcaattagtcctttaaggtctttaacctatgtttctgttagaaaattaggattttagagcttaatttaattatgttcttgatgttaatcctaaaatctaatgattggaaattgttcaatgatatttgaacttaaattttcatgtatggttttaagaattttcttaatgaaatccatatgaaatgagagttgaaagtagcttggaaaagcttggaaaaatttgagaatgtttgtcccacattgaaataaataaaggagggtgtgtgctttatatggtattacccacatgagtagtatacaactactaaggtgtgtgatggtccattgtgttgttgtgtgcttcacgcgcacacacacacacacgcgcgcgccccgccccgccacgcaccgcaccgcaccggaccgggtcgggtcgggtcgaagggcgatttgggcgaatgtctcggcgtctcgcgtacgcgaggcgacctgggcgaggattttatttatttgagaattattttaattcgaatttatttatcggtgattggattattgggctgggtactgGAATAGGCTAAgtcctgcaaataatctgatctgtaacaagttctgaaataagaatcagaacttaagaactgatgaataaaatcagaacttaacaagttctgatatcagaatcagaacttaagaactgatgaataaaatcagaacttaacaagttctgatatcagaatcagaacttaagtactgatgagtcatatcagaacttaacttaattTCTGATTATAATGTGGGTgtttaatgtgaaaagctgttacaaataatttaaattcaaaagctgttcagttttgattttttcattaatgaattcaaaatctgatcagtttttatttttcattaatggagcagtttaattcagacattaagtatgtggacagtttcatttttcctctcctataaatagaggctaaactgaatgaatgaGATATAACatacactacattctcttctcttctcttcaacctctctgcatttctcttccacaagtcctgaagtgctgatattttccggcgactgaggtgctggtcgaagtggagcttttgttgctgctgttaacataaactccgagctgttttatcctggtggagatattgcgcacatcccaaacgcagcaggtagggggcaataatctcttcaagagcagccaggacttcgagcaaggcctggtgactcagctgtgatcattttcttggcattttgtatctgtaaacctttgtTTCAGTCAcggttgaaagctatggtttcgggtacatctctctttctctcttcgttatttcagttactgattttgtttacctgcatgttttgttttgttaactgtggtcttggcctaaacttgttaaattctttatacacttgcctctatgttgctatacttgttagtgagatatccaacattcttgaagagattattggttatatagaatttagcataatggttaacgaaagtgagattatcgttggtggtggtagcagttcgggtgtaactgctggggccattgattggaccacctatagtttcccacaagctgttgaactaaccggtttaccggagaaatttAACGGTGGCATTGacttttctcgctggcagaaaaggatgaagttgtggttgactataaagggtctgtggccggttgtggaatatgagaaaccagtagtggatcaagagaaggctgacacagttaaggcttttgcgaagtgggctgagaaggatggagtggctagggcggccattctggcggcactaacaaacactttgtttgatgtctattcttctgatgcctactctgcaaaactcttatgggagaagctggaccagacacataatactgactcacaaggtctagaaaagtattctgtggcaaggttcctcgagttcaagctggtggacaataagtccatgactgagcaggtgcatgagttcgagatgatagtgcatgctttgaaggagtctggaatgaatctcccggaaaagttcaaggtgatgagtgtgattgaaaagctcccgaagtcttgggaagagttctctctctccctgaaaagacagaaaggagagatcacctggaccaaccttatgctggacatctcggtacaagaacaacacaagtccaaacagggacatgtgatgccaactgaacacggtacctcgaaggtaaacatagcaactgtaggacaaaagaggaaggcttttgctaagaaagctaatagtaataaacctaagagtgacaaggacaaggccaagaaacccaaggcaaacaaaccatgctggtcttgtgggcaggttgggcactggagtaaggactgccctacgaagaaagcgaagaaaaccgaggtagcgcaagcgaatgttgtgcttggaaccgcaagtgggcctgtagtgaacatggttgttggtgaggctacggcttctgaaaccaacgttgaccggtatgtatcctacaaccctgtgatattttctacctatctgtcaaatgaatggttgatagatactggagctaatgtacatatttgtgctgatattagtttatttgtatcttatcaacagagtcatagcttgactgtgaagatggggaatgctagtgctgctcaagtacatggagttggaaacgtggatctgaagttcccttcaggacgtattctatctctgacgagagtgcatcatgttcccgacatgcgtagaaatataataagtggaagctgtttagtttctagtggttttgaaatttcgttcaagtgtaataaagtagttcttattcacactggtacattctttggcaagggttacttgtcaaatggtttatttgttattaatgtggatcccgttttgggaagtttgaataataatgttattcctactgttaattgtattgaatcctcaaatatatggcatgctagactaggtcatttaaactttggtgctcttaagaacatgatgaacttagagttgattccaaaatataccatagaaaagaattctaaatgtcaagtatgtgtgtctgctaaacagataaggaaaccttttcataacgttgttagggattcagacttgttagatttagtacacactgatatttgtgaatttggtggtgtgttgaccaaggaccagtttagatactttattacttttatagatgatagtagtagatattgttatgtttatttacttagacataaggatgaagcacttagtaaattcattatatataaaactgaagtagaaaaacaaactagtaagttacttaaaaggttgagatctgatagaggtggtgagtatacgagtaatgcttttaatgaattttgtgcaaacaatggtatagttcatgaagttactccaccatacacacctgagtctaatggggttgctgagcgaaagaacagaacatttaaagatatgattaatagtatgcttattaactctgggttgcctaaatacatgtggggagaggctctaaatacggcttgccatattttgaatagagtccctctgaaacatatggataaaacacccttggagttatggaaaggcaggatgactagtcttaagtatcttcgtgtgtgggggtgctttgctaaggtgcttgttcctgaacacaagagaaagaaactaggtccaaagactgttgactgtatctttctgggctatcttgaaaccactacagctatgagatttttagtgttaaaatctgacatagatggtatagtggcaaacacgatagttgaatttcgagatgcgacattctttgaggatgtctaccctatgaagactggaatacctgaaacgacttctgaggaagatcttactcacacatcaagttctattcctgatcatgtggaaaagatgacaaatgtgggggcggaacctagtagtagctctattcctaaggaattagaggaaccaaggagaagtaagcgtgctaaagtagtcaaggattttggaggtgatttcatcacttacaatatcgaggacgaacctttaactttccggcaagctatggattcttctgagtcaaggcactggaagggcgctgtcaagagtgaaattgactctattgtttccaatggaacatgggagttggttgatctccctcctgggtgttctaccattgggtgcaaatgggtctttaaaaggaagttgaaccctgacggctcaatagataagtacaaagctagactggtagctaagggttttaagcagaaggaaggaattgattattttgatacatactctccggttgcaagaatggtaacaatccgaatgcttatagcattggcttcagtccatggtcttatcatccatcagatggatgtaaagacggcttttcttcatggtgaacttgaagaagagatttatatggatcagcctgatggatttgttgcaacaggcaatgaaaggaaagtatgtaagttgatcaagtccatctatggcttgaaacaagctcccagagattggcataaaaagtttgatgaaactatattgcctttcagttataagattaatgaaagtgataagtgtgtctacactaaagttaaaggtaatgagtgtgttattttgtgcctatatgtggatgacattttactgtttggaaccaatattgagattattaacgagactaaagaattcttgaaaaggcattttgaaatgaaggatatgggtgaggcaagtgtgattcttggaatcaaa
This window contains:
- the LOC141674177 gene encoding uncharacterized protein LOC141674177, coding for MIVHALKESGMNLPEKFKVMSVIEKLPKSWEEFSLSLKRQKGEITWTNLMLDISVQEQHKSKQGHVMPTEHGTSKVNIATVGQKRKAFAKKANSNKPKSDKDKAKKPKANKPCWSCGQVGHWSKDCPTKKAKKTEVAQANVVLGTASGPVVNMVVGEATASETNVDRVIA